Sequence from the Helianthus annuus cultivar XRQ/B chromosome 13, HanXRQr2.0-SUNRISE, whole genome shotgun sequence genome:
ATATACGccgcgtataggcctatacgcggTAGGGCTGTTCAAATTGCTCTGCGCTCGACGTTCGTTTGATGCTCGCTCGGAATTTGCTTGTTCGATTCAGCTCGattcagtggcgaagcttgagatttccaacCGGGGGTCGAagacgtatataccaaaaatttctataaaactggggggtcaaaacgtatatacccaaaaatttctatatgaaaAATTTCAAATGGgttctttttcttcaagtttCAAGATAGAAAGGGAATGGACGTTGTTCTTGAAGGGGGTCCTTGGATGATCCGTAACAAACCCTTGTTTCTCTACATTTGGTCCCCTACAAACACCCTTAAAAAAGAAGAGTTGAAAAAGGTTGCAGTTTGGGTGAAGTTGCATGACGTCCCTCTAGTGGCTTATTCAGATGATGGGTTAAGCATGCTGGCTTCAAAAATTGGATCTCCTGTGCGGCTGGATTCGTATACTGTTGATATGTGTAATGAGGCTTGGGGACGGAGCAGCTATGCTAGGGCTCTCATTGAAATATCAGCTGATCAGGATTTGAAAGGCACTGTAACCATGGCTATTCCTGAATTGGATGGAAACAAATATGTTACCGAGACTATTCGGGTGGAGTATGAATGGGAACCTCCGAGATGTGCTCACTGCTGTGTGTTTGGGCATGACTCTGAGGAATGTCCTACACGTATTGGCTCAACATCCAAAACTCCTATTAACAGGCCAATGGTAGACGAGGATGGTTTTACCGAAGTTCTGGTTAAGAAGAGTGCAAAGAAGAATGGCTTTCAAGTTAATAACCAGAAGCCTAAATTTGAATACAGACCGTTGGATAGGAAGAAAAAGGCAGCTACTTCTCAGCAGGTTTCTACTTCCCATAAAATC
This genomic interval carries:
- the LOC110901478 gene encoding uncharacterized protein LOC110901478; this translates as MDVVLEGGPWMIRNKPLFLYIWSPTNTLKKEELKKVAVWVKLHDVPLVAYSDDGLSMLASKIGSPVRLDSYTVDMCNEAWGRSSYARALIEISADQDLKGTVTMAIPELDGNKYVTETIRVEYEWEPPRCAHCCVFGHDSEECPTRIGSTSKTPINRPMVDEDGFTEVLVKKSAKKNGFQVNNQKPKFEYRPLDRKKKAATSQQVSTSHKIQTHNPFSTLECVGRRGVSTQERNKGGRQVHVDLDEDGVEVVYDETKDSGTYPSTSSTRASTSSTKISNG